One window of the Pseudofrankia sp. DC12 genome contains the following:
- a CDS encoding glycosyl hydrolase: protein MAAESAWPAGSGRIGDPAQVPTVPFRPEDVPTLPDSGPASGTSPGAARQARQAGVRGFDVPFARPRPSGGALLLTGSLGMGHHVMAQACAASLEARQMRVRTLDSLRMLGGPGGRLGEVVFRGMLEVPGLYDAFHFNQLRTGGRVATAIDALSSRFLVPRMRDELTREPVSVVISVFATGAAAASRVKADFPGLVTVVFCTDVCPHRLWVHPNTDLYLVTSPTAMRYVRRFHPRAEIAVVPTPVRAPFYEAPTQQDARLAFGLPLEARCVLLMSGSWGLGPLVSAAEAMAAAGVWVFAVAGHNAKLARRLAALAEREHRVIPFGFTDRIPQLMAAADLVVTSSGDTCSEARVVGRDLLLLDVVPGHGRDNLQGELEKGGAEIAGRDPRALVRSVLAALDRVRPPTQRITRGPRDWEDAFGTAMALVGLTPGR, encoded by the coding sequence ATGGCCGCGGAGTCCGCCTGGCCCGCCGGAAGCGGCCGGATCGGAGACCCGGCCCAGGTCCCGACCGTCCCGTTCCGGCCCGAGGACGTGCCTACCTTGCCCGACTCGGGGCCCGCCTCGGGAACCTCGCCAGGGGCCGCGCGGCAGGCCCGGCAGGCCGGTGTGCGCGGGTTCGACGTCCCGTTCGCGCGCCCCCGCCCGAGTGGCGGCGCACTGCTGCTGACCGGGTCGCTCGGCATGGGGCACCACGTGATGGCGCAGGCCTGCGCCGCCTCGCTGGAGGCCCGCCAGATGCGGGTGCGCACGCTGGACAGCCTGCGGATGCTCGGCGGGCCGGGCGGTCGGCTCGGCGAGGTGGTCTTCCGCGGGATGCTGGAGGTCCCGGGCCTCTACGACGCGTTCCACTTCAACCAGCTGCGGACCGGCGGCCGGGTCGCGACCGCGATCGACGCCCTCTCCAGCCGCTTCCTGGTGCCGCGGATGCGCGACGAGCTGACGCGCGAGCCGGTCAGCGTGGTCATCTCCGTCTTCGCCACCGGCGCGGCCGCCGCCAGCCGGGTCAAGGCCGACTTCCCCGGCCTGGTCACGGTCGTGTTCTGTACGGACGTCTGCCCGCATCGGCTGTGGGTGCACCCCAACACCGACCTTTACCTGGTCACGTCGCCGACGGCGATGCGCTACGTGCGTCGGTTCCACCCACGCGCCGAGATCGCCGTCGTCCCGACGCCGGTGCGGGCTCCGTTCTACGAGGCGCCGACGCAGCAGGATGCCCGTCTTGCCTTCGGCCTCCCGCTGGAGGCCCGCTGCGTGCTGCTGATGTCCGGCTCCTGGGGCCTCGGCCCGCTGGTCTCGGCGGCCGAGGCGATGGCCGCGGCCGGCGTGTGGGTGTTCGCCGTCGCCGGGCACAACGCCAAGCTGGCCCGCCGGCTCGCGGCGCTGGCCGAGCGGGAGCACCGGGTGATCCCGTTTGGCTTCACCGACCGGATTCCCCAGCTCATGGCTGCCGCCGACCTGGTCGTGACCTCGTCCGGTGACACCTGCAGCGAAGCGCGGGTCGTCGGCCGCGACCTGCTCCTGCTGGATGTCGTGCCGGGCCACGGCCGGGACAACCTCCAGGGGGAGCTGGAGAAGGGCGGCGCCGAGATCGCCGGCCGCGACCCGCGTGCCCTCGTTCGCTCGGTGCTGGCCGCGCTGGACCGGGTCCGGCCGCCGACCCAACGGATCACTCGCGGGCCCCGCGACTGGGAAGACGCCTTTGGCACAGCCATGGCCCTGGTCGGCCTGACCCCAGGTCGGTGA